The Magnolia sinica isolate HGM2019 chromosome 3, MsV1, whole genome shotgun sequence genome includes the window tgaaaacataaatactaacatgatcccaaacttttatgggccctgaAGGTTTCAACACAGGGCAATTTCCATTCAACTATTTAATGTCATGTCGATTACTCGGGAGTACTTTTATATCCATCttcttcattatttatttatttatttattttttctggtCTATTAATGTCATTTCGCAATGCTAATGAATGAAGGGGATTTCCCACATGATCTCCACATAGCTTTTGCCTACAAGAAGTTCCTGTGGGCAAGGGTACAGGCGATTCACGTCCAAATTAGAGGGAGGGCGCGAGAATAAAAACATCATAAGAGGTGGTTGGAATGGAAACCAACCAAAGGGTGCATCTTGTCTTTATATATCTCCCCTTCTTTTATCCCTTTTCTTTGGAAATTGTCCATCCGTTATGGGGCGCAAtagatcaatggttcggattgcTGAACTGTTGGTCCCACGCATACAACTTAAACTAGTTCATGCCATCGTATCCTCAATCGCATGGATTCATAATTCCTCAAGAGACCAAAACGAAATTTGTCTCGCTGCTCTCCCATGTTATGTAATACTGGAAAAGGTACCCCACTATATGCACCCATTTTAATATGAATGTTCCAAAAATAGGAAATATCGGTAAACAGCCACATGCTTCAATATCAACGTACAATTACAAGATGAAGACATAGGGATACAAATATACACACACTTCAACATCAACAAACAAGGGTAATCTTCTAACGATGACTTGTCCATGATAGGctgcactttttctttttcttttttccaaaagAAGGGCCATGCCCCTATTTCATTGATCAGAAAAAACAGAAGATTCTGTTGTACGAGCTAGAATTTCGGGTGGGCCCCGTACAAAAATTGGATCACAGCTTATTAGAAAGAAGAAAAGACGGAGCAGAAAgcagaaccaaaaaaaaaaagaaaaaaagacagagGCCCAAACTTCCTTGAAAAAAGCAGTACTCCAAAAACCAAACTCCCCTACCAGCAGAACTCGCACTTCCCCACATAGACCGAGATTCCTCACCCCAAGCGCTGCGCGATGCTGTAGCCCACCAGAGAGCTGTCTTCTAAATTTCTATTCTACCAGCTCTACTATAGAATTGCCGGAGTGATCAGAATGTGCTTTTAGAACTTTCTTGGTGACCGTGAGTCCTGGCCCGTATGTTCTGTGGATGTACACATCATGGACACATGGTAAGTGTGAAAGAGATGTGGCCCTGCATGCACGTGCATCTTACTTGTGCGTGTATGTATATTGAATGCATGAGAATGAACACCTTGCCAAAAAGTATGACGGTTTTCTCCACGGCTATTAATGGGCCGGACTCAGGACACATCAGGCCCAcctgaacagttcaaaatctaggccaAAGCCAAGCCCGTTGACAGCCCCAACTTTCTCATGTTGATAAAGCATTCGGTGAAAACAAGAATTTAGGAGATATTTATTAAGCACTCAATCTACATGTATGTGTGGGGTACATGTATGAGTTCTGATCTACTCATTTGTTAGGCCCCTCTATCTACTGATTGAAAGATTTCTGAGGATTACATAGAAAAGGTCCAATCAATGGCCACATTTCATGAGGCACACCTTATCCAACCAGCAGCTATCGTGTGCTTGTTTTGGTGTATGGCTCATCCACAATAGGGCCTAAGAGATGAACGACCCAGATCTCCTATCTATCTGCTGCATGTACAAATATATATCGAGTAGTTGATTACTAATACAGATGTTGGAGGTGGGCACCATATCCGTTCCCTTTTTGAAAGGGAGATGATACAGTACGGCCCATGGAATTAATATAGGGGAACCAACACGGCATAGTACAATTTGTAGGTAATAAATCCTACCATGTACTGAGAAGAAATGGCTCTACCATATATATTCCGGTTTTTCATTTCTATTCTATCGGTTTCCTCCTGTTTAATTAATCATACCTGGATATATATGATCTGACAGTTGAGATAATGTAATGGTATGTAAATCCTGAGGAAGAGGAGCCCTGCCTCCAGATAGCTCCTGCGACACATGCTGCATGGTGGGCCGAGAGTGTGGATTGGCACACGAGCATCCAAGTGCCAACATTGTTGCACAGACCACATCCTTCATGCATTGGGCTGTGGGAAGAGGCAGGCGTTCATCTAATAAATCAATCACCAATGTATCTTGGCCTTCTAAGGATGTCAAGGATGAGAAGAGATCCCCGGGATGCCTTCCCATTATGATTTCAAGTGATACAACTCCGAAGCTATATACATCGCATTTTTCCGTCACCTTCATTGTATATGCAAGCTCTGTAAGaaggaaccaaaaaaaaataaaatagtaacatAAACAGGAGTTTCGAGTTTTGTTTTAAtggattttaattaattttttaattggTGGGATGTGGCTCACTTTCTCAAACATACCCCCACATGCATGAATATGCATGGTGCGTGTGAAATTGgatatctttctctttttatctttAAATAAGGTCTTCATCTCTTAATTTTTTACAACTTCAAAATATTAGAAATTTCTCTCGTCGAAATTTATTATCTTCTTTTCTCTAGGCATGCGAGGAAAGTTTGGTGGTGCTTTTTTATGTTGAGTTTCAAGCATGCTGTTGAAACCAGATATGAGGTGATTATATCTTTCGAATAGCACAAACTATCTCAAAGGGAACAACTGAGTCCACACACCCTGTTCAGCAAAATTAAAACTTATTTATGGAGACTGGGATTACAACTTTTGTAATCATCCAAACATGTGagcaattatatattttattgatttattgTATTTTGAATATTTCCTATACCATTATCTTCAACACCATTGTCCCTCACTGCACCATTAAACTGAAATCCGTATCTTAAATTAGCTATAGGCCCAATTTTTAATTACACATGCATATGATTTTAGTGGGTAAGGTAAAAGTAAATGGGGAAGTAGCAAGGTAGAAGAAGACAATtgaatagtgtgtgtgtgtattccatccaatccactcatctgatgTGCCAAACCAGGCAAATGGTTAACCTAATTTTTAGGACATTTCAAGactcatgtaggccacaccatatgaatctAGAGTTTTTAAGCACAATATTACACCAttgcctatggtgtggcccacctaaggcttGGATTGCACTAAATTTTAGAATTCATGATGAAGATGtggtggcacacctgatggacagggtggatctgaTGCAGGTTATTAATTAGTTAGTTGTAGGCACATGTCTAACTATGTGTAGTTAGGCTAATGCAATCCAATCTTAAATTAGTGAAGGAAATTTGAATGCAGCTTTTTCGAATCATCCAAGGCCTAGATATGCTTGTAAGGCTTCTGAATACCATATAAAGTTCACCATTTACATACAAATATATAATaatttatatgtatatttatgATATGTATGACATACAAGTAAAAGATTCCATGAGGTTGAGGTTAAGCtatgtaggccctaccatgatgtgtgtcggaTATCAACACtatcaattagatgcacccttTGATGATAAGTCATAGGCCTGAAAATTAAGGCAATCCTTGACTTGGGTGGCTACACCGTAGACAGCACTTGAAAGTGGCTGCCTACTAATTGAAACCTTTGTGATCCTTTATAAGGACTACTGAGATGTAGTtcagacatccaatccatccattgtgtgtcccacttagatgaatgGTCAGTCCAAATTTTAGAGCATTCTAAAACTCAAGTATGACCTATGAAGTGCTTTTAAATGTTTCAGGCATGACTTAGGTTTTGTGGCCTTATTGAGTTCCAGATACGAATCActtttgggacatcccataagCTGGAGGGGTCTCGCCAAATGCACAGCATGGAcatccaacatacatcatggtgggacccacatagttcaactttacatatttatatatatgtacatgtgtcTAGAGCTGGCCATCCAGTCGAGTTGGACCAAGTTAGGGTTGAACTGActtgatccagttttgaaataggcctaacccaaactcaactcaactcagtacCAAGTTGAGCatgcctggaaaaaaaaaaaagttgagcaTACCTGAACCTATCCGAATCTGGGTCGAGGTGGGGTCGGGTGCAGCGTATAGGATTAGATATACTGAaaattaagatatatatatatatatatatatatagtcgagTCAGTTTCAGATAGAGTCAAGTCAGACGGAATCAAGTattggaccgactcacccattcaattCAGATCGAGTCGGATGAATCGAGTTAGGCGAGTCGAgtcatcccatgcccagctctacatgcGTCtttgtgcgtgtgcgtgtgtgtgtttgtgtgtgaatTTAACATGTgagcaaaataaaattaaaattaaaattaaggcGCAAGGCTGGAGCAACATACCTGGAGCTACATATCCATAAGTGCCTGCGAGTGTGGACCAATTGGATGAATCAGGCTTTAGAAGTCTAGCAGTTCCGAAATCAGAGACACGAGCTTCGAATTCTGAATCCAGCAAAATGTTGTTGCTCGATAAGTCTCTATGAATCATAGGAGGAGTGAGATCATGGTGCATGTATGATAAAGCATTGGCCATTCCTTTAATAACATTCACCCTCTTGACCCAATTCATCGCCATAGCTTTTTCCGCATCTTTTAGAATACTACCTAAGCTTCCTCTTTCCATGTACTCATAGTTTAGTAACGAGCATTGAGAATGGAAACAAAAACCATAGAGCTTCACGATGTTGCGGTGGCGAATTTCTGTTAGTgtttgtatctcatttctaaaacTTCTTTCATCAGCTACCTCATTGCCTTCCACGGGGTGAAGTTTCTTCACAGCTACCACATGACCTGTTGGTAGATCTGCTCTGTAAACTCGCCCATACCCTCCCGCCCCAATGCAGTACCTACTGTCGAAATTCTCTGTTGCTTCGATGAGGTCTTCAAACACGACCTTCCCGTCATAATTCCATATAGAAAATAGATTTCCATGGTTCTTCTTTTTAACATCATTCTctacctttctttttctttgacgAAAATTGTAATAAAGGAAGACGAACACAGATAGAAGAATTATCACTACCAAGAGAGGAATAAAAATGGCAATGAAAATTTTGTGGTCTTTCTTTCCATCACCCGAATTCATTGAAGAGGAATTGTTGCACAGTTGCAAACCTTGTGCTTTACCACATAAACCTTTGTTTCCAGTGAATGCCTCTGCTGGAGCCTGTTGAAATGCTTTGCCATCAGGAAGAGGACCCTCCAAGTCATTGTGTGATAAATCGATGGATGACAAGCTTAACATGTCTTCGAAAGAAGATGGAATGGAACCTGAGAGCATATTGTGGGAGAGATTTAGGTTCTCCAACCTCTGCAATTTTCCAAGCTGCGATGGTATCTCTCCAGTAAGCAAGTTATGACTGAGATCTAGCATAACTTGCAAATTTACTAGAGAAACAATCTGAAAAGGAATGCTTCCATTCAATTCATTTCCACTCAATTTCAGAAACCGCATTTTGGAGCAGTCTCCTAGTTGTTGTGGTATTGTTCCCCTCAATTTGTTCATTGAAAGGTCGAGAATCTCCAGATTGGAGAGTTCTCCAAGCTCTTGGGGCACCAAACCAGAAAGTTGGttattccttaaattcatatttattagTGAAGATAACCTCCCCAAGTCATTTGGAATTTCTCCTGTTAGGAAGTTCGAAGACAGGTCTAGCACCCCAAGCTTATGTAATTTTGCAATCTGTGATGGAATTCTACCGCTTATATTGTTTCCAGACATCTTTAAAGTCATCAGGTTTCGACAGTCTCCCCAGTTTGGAGAGAGCTCACCATACAATCCACTGTTACTCATAtcaatgaaatctaaatcaggatATACTCCAAAGACTTCAGAAATATTGCCTATGAGCTGGTTTCCTTCGAGTCGAACTCTTTTCAAGGTCGTGCAGTTTCTTAGGCTCTCTGGGACAGGGCCGGTGAAATGATTGTTACCTACCGTAAAGCGTTGAATCAACCCACTCCGACATATCTGTTGTGGTAAATGGCCAGAGAAGTTGTTGTCGCTTAAGCCGAGTATAACCAAATGCCTTAGGTTTGTCATTTCTTGAGGTATCGAGCCGgacagttgatttttggatatggatATTTCAGTTAGGTTTCTTAAATTTCCTAATGACAGTGGGACTGAACTGGTGAGACTGTTAGAGAATAAGCTTAGTCTGATTAGGttcttgagatttcctaattCTGGAGGAATGGAGCCGGAAATCAGATTCCGGTGGAGTAAGAGATTGGTGAGTTTGGTTAGGTTTCCTAAATTCGAAGGGATAGTACCTGTTAGAGAGTTATTGGACAGGTCAAGCAAAATGAGATTCTTGAGTTTTCCTATCTTActtggaattgaaccagaaagtTGGTTAGACGCTAGATCGAGGAATGAGAGTTTGAAGAGAGTATCGATATGGGCTGGGATGTTTCCACTGAGTCTGTTGCCACTCAGATTGAGATGGATGAGGTTTGGAAAAGCTGAGAAGCTGAAATTATCGAGTTTACCTGTTAAGATGGCGTTTGGTATGTTTATTTCTATTATACTTCCGGCGTCATTGCATTTGATTCCGGTCCAATTACAGGGTGAGCTTGCTATGGGGGTGGAAGCGTTGGCTTTGGGGAGTAAAGACCAGGAATGGAGAGCTTGTGTTTGGAGGAGACTGTCTTTCCATTTGAGGAGCGCCTCTGCTTCTTGGGACTCTGCTGCTGCTCTGCTACAAGAATCGAACATAACGTACGCTACTAAAAAGAGAAGGAAGGATGAATTCAGAGAGGCCAtggtactttttttctttttctttttgatgagGGGAATTGTTGTTTCTGTACTTAAACTGCAGTATTAATAGAGGAATGTGGTAGGAAGATTAGAAAAATGTGGGTAATCCATTGACTATCattgtttgaaaattttggtCTCTTTCTGGGCTGTTGAATGCTTGGGTAATCAGTCTGTAGAAGTGGGACCCATGAATAAGTGATCGTGACCATTACGTTTATTGCTTCCACTCTTGATGTACCATGCCTATGAGATACCATTAACATCACGATCTTAGCCTTTCAATTTTTGGCTTGTAAATAGACGACCAAgagaagaaatacatcaatagTCGACATGCCATTGGAAAGGGACCGGATTCTAGAGTATGATCCGCCAAAGTTCAAGCTTTATACGAGATTGTACAATCCCACAACGAGTGCAGATCGTCACCGTTGAAGTCACGGGGAAATTCTGGGCCGTCACTTCTCATTGGTTCATGTCATCACCCTATGACACCAGCTCAAAAATCACGGCAATTTTCTCAACCttaaatagattgcgtgctacacagcACAACTTTTAATGTGTGGACCTTctctgccccaccatgatttatgtgttagatccacattgtccatcaattttCCAGAAACCGGATCCTCAGTTTCTCTCAAATGAGAATTCCCCATTTTCTGTATTTTCATTGGGCCACATTATCACTGATGACTTCAACACTGCTGCATTCAATGCAGACTGATGTCTTTAGTGATGAGATGGACCAATCACATTGCAACGAAGGGAGCTTTGGAAGGATATGGCATCCATGAGTAGAGCTAGTCCTGGCCCTTGGTTAATCTGCAGTGATTTCAATGTTGTGGTGAACAGCACTGAGAGGTTAGGCTGTAGAATCCTATCCAACTCAAGCGATGAAGAGTTTGCGGCAGCCATTAATAATGCAGGGCTGCTAGATGTTGGCTTCTCAGGTAACAGGTTTACTTGAAACAACAACCATGGTGGCAACACTAGGATCTGGGCTAGATTGGATAGAGCCCTTTGCAACGGCGATTGGCTTAGGCGATTTCCCCGATTCGGGCTGGAGCATCTCCCTCATGCAAGCTTAGATCACACCTCGTTGTTGCTGATCTTCTCATTTGCTTCTCGTCCAACAGGGAAACTTTTCCGGTTTCAAAGGATGTGGTTCCAACATGAGGACTTCCTACATATAGTTAAGAAGGCGTGGGATGGTGAGGAGTCAAAGCTGCCTATGATCAACGTTAGGTTGAAGCTGAGGAAGGTGAAATGTGCACTTAAAGACTGGAAGAAACATGTTTTTGGTGACGTTTTCCTAAAACGTAAGCAGGCTGAAAATTATCTAGAGCAGATGGAGGAGAAAATGCAAATGTCCACAGACGTGGGCTCGTCGGCTGAGCTGCTAGTGGCTAAACATAATCTTGTGCAATGGGAGCTGTCTGAAGAGATTTTCTGAAAACAAAAAACCCGTAATAACTGGCTGGCGGAAGGTGACAGAAATACTAAAATTTTCCACCTGTCTGCTACGGAACGAGTTGGAAGAGCAAAAATTCTAGAGATTAAGACTGATGCGGCCACTATAATTACAGATCCAGAAGAGATTAAGGCTAGGCAGTCTCTTTCTTCTCCAATCTCCTTAAGAGGGAACACCTTTCCCCTGTGGGTGAAATTCTCGACCACATACCCCATTTGCTATCCGAGGAGGAAAATGACCAGCAGATGTGCTCCACGTCCATGGAGGAAGTCAAGCATGCAGTCTTCTCTCTTCCGCTGGACAGAGCTAGTGGTCCTGACAGGTTTGGAGGATCCTTCTTTAAGGGATGTTGGACAATAGTGGCGACAGATATCCACATTGCGACGGTTAGTCTTTTTAGAGGGGGAGACAACCCTAGATCCTTCACTTCCTCCCTGATTTGCCTTGTTCCCAAAACAGCAGCCCCTTCCTCATTCGATCAATTCAAGCCGATAAGTCTATGCAACTGcatttataaaatattttcaaagctGATTGCAAACAGACTTGGCACTATCCTCCCTAAGCTCGTTTCCCCAGAATAAGGGGCCTTCATCCAAGGTCGGGGGGAACATAGATATGGAAAAGCGCACGGGGGAAACATCGCGATTAAGCTAGATATGAAAAAGGTGTACGATAGAGTTGACTGGTTCTTTCTCAAGCAGGTGTTGCTCCGGTTCGGTTTTAGGCTTTCCTGGGTGGAAATGGTTGAAAAGTGTTGGAATAATTATTGGTTTTCTGTCTAATTAATGGGGAACCGAAGGGCTACTTCAAGTCGTCTCGTGGTCTTAGGCAAGGGGACCCACTCTCCCTAGTCTATTCATCTTAGCAATAGACATATTCAGTAGAGGCATCAAATCTATCATGAACCGTGTCCTATGCCATCCTTTTAAGGTAAAACAAGGATGCCATCTTATCTCTCATCTGCTTTACATAGACGGTACTTTGCTATTTATTAATGGAAGTATCTCCTCACTAACAAAGATCAACTCCTTCTTGAGATCCTATCAAGAATCGTCAGGCCAAAAGATAAACCGTAACAATTGTGTCTTCTTCCGCTCTTCCAAACTGCCCCTAGGCAGGGTGAGAGcaatagaaaataaattgaaattcTCCAAGGCGCAGGCGGGAGCCATGTATCTAGGGGTCCCGATTCTTAAAGGAAGGATCTCTAAGGGTGCTTTCAAACCGCTGATAGACAAAATGGTGGCCAGGATTAATGAGTGGAATGCGAGGATCCTCTCTCAAGCGGGCCGAGTTACGTTGATTAAGCGCGTGTTGGGCAGTATCCCTGTGCATTCCATGACCGCTATCCCTATTCCATCCCACTCATTAGTAGATATGGAAAGATGTTTTGCAAACTTCTtctgggatggaaaagtgggaaAAAGAAAATTCACTGGACAAGCTAGAACAGGATAGCTATACCCAAATCCGAAGGAGGTATATGCATTAAAAAGCTCGATGATATGATGAGCTCTAAGGCTTAAGATGGCGTAGGCAGTGGCCTACGGTAATAGCAAGAGCCTATGGGCCACCTTCATGAGAGCGAAACATGGGGTCCTCAGCTCGTCTTCGATTTTCGCTGGTTACAGGGCTCCTTCGGTGGCAGACTCTCCTCTCTGGAAAAAGCATCCAAAGGTTAACATCGTTCCTGGACTCGAACGTGTGCAAGGAGATTAGTAAAGGGGACCATAGTCTATGAAATGTGGATTGGACAGGTCTAGGCCCCCTGCTGAATATTGTGGTCAAGCAGATCCCAGATGAGTTGCTGACGCTGCAGGTCAGGGACTTCATCGGCAGACAAGGTCCTCTTCCCCCTTCCTCAGTTTCAGAATATCTTCCCCCTGAAGCCATCCACCACATAGAACAGAGGGGTTTCTGCACGATATAAGAAGAAGAGACATGCTTCTGGCCTTTAAACCCGTCAGGTATTTTCTCGGTGAAGTCGGCATGGCAAAATCTTAGAGCTAATTGACAGAGAAGGGGCTGGGTTAGATGGGTGTGGCACCCTCGGGTTCCCCCCAAGCTCGCTACTTTCATATGGAGGTTAATGTATCGGGCGTTTCCGGTGGAAGAGAGGGTATATGCAAAAGGAATTTCACTAGCATCCTCCTGCGTTTGCTGCCTGCTTATTCGGGACCAGCGGCCCAACATCGAATCATTGGACCACCTGTTTTCTAACAGGTACCTAACCACCGAAATTTGGCGTCATTACAGCAATCTGTTTAGCATTAACCTTGCGTCCCTCTGCTCCACTCAGGAAAGGCTGGGTCAATTATGGGGGCATTGACGTCAGATATCTCCTTATCTCATCTTTACGGTTTGGCCCCTTATTTTATACTTTGGGAATTATGGAAAGCTAGAAATTCGACGAAGTTTGAAAGGAATAATTTTTCTGTGTTGGCAGTCATTGCTCGTATAAACGGGTGGCTAAGAAGGGTCAGTAACGGCAATTCCCAAATCAGATCGGATTCCTGGGTGGGTCAGCTCTAATTAAGGAACCTGGAGATCATTGTGCCCCCATGTCCTGTGAAGAAGTTTGAGGTGGTGAAATGGGTGAGGCCAAAGGGTGATTGGGTAAAAATCAATGTTGATGGCTCGGTCAAAATGAACCTGGGGATGTCGGGTGGAGGTTGCATTTGTAGGAGGGCTgactgtcacgccctaaatccgaaaatcggattcacaggaatcccgatcaccgaatccggtgccgacagcctccttagtaccccattatcggctcccagcgttcatacgccatatttccgatcctgggatcctataaggaggattttcaacatgaatttgtctcataaaaagcataaccacaagtatacccaaatcataagaacaacatcatcaccacatattcactaatataattatttgagtacaatactgaaaaggaaatacatgtgtcaaaatcaaagctccagaagtcggctacatgctccaagctccacgctggtgcaacctaacatcacctgtacgcatctataatgcataagcttatagaaagcttaaagggcggtgtaagtatgtgtacaaggtaagtgccaagtattcaatataatgccataatcctaTAATATCataaatactggtaagatcataaatcatacgatatcagagtaagcagagatactgataagtccatgagtcaaataatatcagagtacgcaatatagatcagctacgCAAATagggagtcataaagagccaaatatcagatgtcgaggatgtaatgcaatatacaattcttgatgagttcacgaataccgtcagccgtatctagatcatataaatgcagaaacgcagtaacccaaaatgtcatatgctgcagatgtaatgcaatatgcggtgcgaatggaatgaccatgctggagtatgaagtcgggatgatagtacgtagtatcgcaagttacggggtccaccacaaggatttctatccaaaccagtcccatacctaaatttggatagtcagactcaatgtggtaaactcctgatttcaggttagtcgcgtatCCCAacagaaatcttggccattgtgaaggtacacgtaacaaatggttgcacaccaccagcgcgagtggatagtgaatgagtgaatgagtatgcaactcctactccgcaaatcagtactgtacaactctgggatcatcaccggggtctagtacactctacatgcgaatcgccgcccactgacgcgcgatcatgcaagtggaagagacctcaatatccacctgaccagtagtcagccaatatttacccgacacgtcgatagtggacccattcacgagctagtcaaactcagcctagctatgccccctacgctcgggcgggtaaggctacaccccctcccaaccgaccacgatatagtgagagacgcggcctcctggtattcgacacttgggcgctcatgtgtccactcggtctcgacgttggggcatctcctggcttcgaaggtttagagactttcacctacggacatctaaagtacccagatgctcaaaccaaacatttttggtgtcccatctagccatccacgacatgtctgtggaagctacggccttgatatcgctagggcgtatagtaatcataacacacaatgcaagatgcatgagtcatacaatccggtcatgcatcaatcttgcgcataccgtgcgctcatgtgagacaatcttcgcctatcagggaatctcataaaccatctgtactatggcatatgcaatgatcaatcatatctcataacaaacatgcagatgatgcgtatgggtatgtatcatgatgctatgctgtcacatactcataatcggtattaataaccgtcatcgacaatcgacctcgacaatgtggacatttaaccaacattgtccccaaagaatgacccatatagagcctaacatatagtggacccatggcctcacacaagggccaaatatacaacaccatgggcctcactcaagaacttaatatacatcacgatgggcctttcacatgggcctaacatacatcacaatgggttgcatctcttggccctcaaatgcaccataatgggcttcattacataggcctcacatacattacatgggcctcaaatgctgAATACT containing:
- the LOC131240492 gene encoding MDIS1-interacting receptor like kinase 2-like, whose amino-acid sequence is MASLNSSFLLFLVAYVMFDSCSRAAAESQEAEALLKWKDSLLQTQALHSWSLLPKANASTPIASSPCNWTGIKCNDAGSIIEINIPNAILTGKLDNFSFSAFPNLIHLNLSGNRLSGNIPAHIDTLFKLSFLDLASNQLSGSIPSKIGKLKNLILLDLSNNSLTGTIPSNLGNLTKLTNLLLHRNLISGSIPPELGNLKNLIRLSLFSNSLTSSVPLSLGNLRNLTEISISKNQLSGSIPQEMTNLRHLVILGLSDNNFSGHLPQQICRSGLIQRFTVGNNHFTGPVPESLRNCTTLKRVRLEGNQLIGNISEVFGVYPDLDFIDMSNSGLYGELSPNWGDCRNLMTLKMSGNNISGRIPSQIAKLHKLGVLDLSSNFLTGEIPNDLGRLSSLINMNLRNNQLSGLVPQELGELSNLEILDLSMNKLRGTIPQQLGDCSKMRFLKLSGNELNGSIPFQIVSLVNLQVMLDLSHNLLTGEIPSQLGKLQRLENLNLSHNMLSGSIPSSFEDMLSLSSIDLSHNDLEGPLPDGKAFQQAPAEAFTGNKGLCGKAQGLQLCNNSSSMNSGDGKKDHKIFIAIFIPLLVVIILLSVFVFLYYNFRQRKRKVENDVKKKNHGNLFSIWNYDGKVVFEDLIEATENFDSRYCIGAGGYGRVYRADLPTGHVVAVKKLHPVEGNEVADERSFRNEIQTLTEIRHRNIVKLYGFCFHSQCSLLNYEYMERGSLGSILKDAEKAMAMNWVKRVNVIKGMANALSYMHHDLTPPMIHRDLSSNNILLDSEFEARVSDFGTARLLKPDSSNWSTLAGTYGYVAPELAYTMKVTEKCDVYSFGVVSLEIIMGRHPGDLFSSLTSLEGQDTLVIDLLDERLPLPTAQCMKDVVCATMLALGCSCANPHSRPTMQHVSQELSGGRAPLPQDLHTITLSQLSDHIYPEHTGQDSRSPRKF